One Marinobacter sp. es.048 genomic window, CCACATCCAGACCTGTCTTGATGCCGCCATCAGTCTGCAGACGGATTTTGCCCCGCAGATCGTTTGCCCTCAGTGCCTGCTGAGTTTCGGTCAGCCCGAGCTCCCAGGGAGAACCAGCGTAGCGAATAGAGGTCAGCGGACTTGCTGCCGTACCACCATCGTAGCCAGATACGGTAATAAGGTCGGCGTAGGCCTTCGCAACACCTGCCGCGATCGTACCGACACCTGGCTCAGAGACCAGTTTCACAGACACCAGGGCCTGGGGATTAACCTGCTTGAGGTCAAAAATCAGCTGGGCCAGATCCTCGATGGAGTAGATATCGTGGTGCGGCGGCGGTGAAATCAAGGTCACGCCGGGCACTGAATAGCGCAGACGGGCAATCAGATCATTGACCTTGCCACCGGGCAGCTGGCCACCCTCACCGGGCTTCGCGCCCTGGGCAACCTTGATCTGCATGACATCAGCGCTGCGAAGATACTCGGCTGTAACGCCGAAACGCCCGGAGGCCACCTGCTTAATCTTGGAGCGCTTTTCGGTGCCATAGCGGGCCGGATCTTCGCCGCCCTCGCCAGAGTTCGAGCGACCACCCAGAGTGTTCATGGCAACCGCCAGGGCCTCGTGGGCCTCTGGAGACAGCGCACCAAGGGACATGGCCGCCGAATCGAAGCGCGGGAAAATGTTCTCTGCCGGCTCTACCTCGGAAAGGTCGATTGGCTTGAGGTCCTTCCGGAAGCCCAGAAGATCCCGGAGGGTTGCTACCGGACGTTCATTGACCAGACCGGCATACTCTTTGTAGTGACCATAGTCGCCACTGGTTACCGCTTCCTGCAGTTTGCCAACTACATCCGGGTTAAATGCATGATATTCCTGGCCATGGACGTACTTCAGCAGACCACCCTGGACAATGGGCTTTCGCGGCTTCCAGGCTACGGAGGCCAGTTGCTCCTGGTCCTGCTGGAAGTCGTAGAACCCTGCACCCTGGATCCTGCTTGGTACACCCTTGAAGCACAGGTCAACGACATCATCGGCCAGACCGATCGCCTCAAACAGCTGGGCACCGCGGTAGGAAGTGATGGTCGAAATACCCATCTTCGAAAGTATCTTCAGCAGCCCCTTGTTGATGCCCTTCCGGTAGTTGTTCTTGGCATCGATCGGATCCATCAGCAGCTCGCCGGTACGGATCAGATCGTTCAGAACCTGATAGGCAAGGTACGGATAGACCGCCGTCGCACCAAAACCGAAGAGCACAGCGAAATGATGGGGATCGCGAGCCCAACCGGTTTCAACAACGATGTTGGAATCGCAGCGCAATCCTTTCTTGACCAAGTGGTGATGGACCGCACCGGTTGCCATCAGGGCATTGACCGGCAGTTCACCTTCCTTCAGATCTTTATCGGTGAGGATCAGCAGCACCTTACCATCCCGGACGGCCTGTTCCGCTTCCTCACAAACCTGGTGAATCGCCTGTTCCAGCCCCTGCTCCGGTCGGTAGCTCATGGAGATACGAGCAACCTCGAACCCCGGGCGGTCGTTGTTGGCAATCTTCAGGAACTTGGCCGGAGACAGTACAGGCGTGGTCAGGATTATACGATCCGCGTGATCGGCGGTTTCCTCGAACACGTTGCGCTCGGCACCCAGACATGTCTCCAGAGACATAACGATCGCCTCACGCAGAGGGTCGATCGCCGGGTTGGTGACCTGGGCGAATTTCTGACGGAAGTAGTCCGCTACGTGGCGTACCTTGCTTGAAAGCACGGCCATGGGGGTATCGTCACCCATGGAACCGACAGCTTCCTGGCCGTTCTCCGCCAGCGGGCGCAAGACCTGGTCACGCTCTTCGAAGGACACCATGAACATCTTCTGATGAACCAGCAGCTCGTCGGCGTCCATCAGCCTGAAATCGGGGGTATCCTGATTCAGGGTGGTTTCCACTCGCAGGGCGTTCTCGCGAAGCCAGCGCTTGTAAGGCTGCGCCGTCTTCAGCCGCTGATCAATGTCCTTGGTATGCAGAACTTCACCGGATTCGGTGTCAATTGCCAGCATCTGACCCGGCCCGACACGGCCTTTGGCAACCACGTCATCGGGCTGATAGCCGTAGGTACCGATCTCTGACGCCAGAGTAATAAAGTCATCTTTGGTGATAACCCACCGGGCCGGGCGGAGGCCGTTCCGATCCAGCATACACACCGCATAACGGCCATCCGACATGACCAGACCTGCGGGGCCATCCCAGGGCTCCATGTGCATGGAGTTGTACTCATAGAACGCTCGCAACTCGGAGTCCATGCTGTCGACATTCTGCCAGGCCGGCGGAATCATCATGCGAACCGCGCGGAACAGGTCAACGCCACCGGCAAGCAGCACTTCCAGCATGTTGTCCATGCTTGAAGAGTCGGAACCTGTGAGGTTCACAAGCGGCTGCAGGGTCTGAAGATCCGGCAGTTCCGGTGAGCTGAACTTCGCAGCCCGGGCAATAGCCCAGTTCCGGTTGCCGTCGATGGTGTTGATCTCACCATTGTGGGCCAGATACCGGAACGGCTGGGCCAGGGGCCACCGGGGCATGGTGTTGGTGGAGAACCGTTGGTGGAACACACAAATAGCCGTCTCAAGATCCGGGTCACCCAGGTCCTTGTAGAAGTTGGCAAGGTCCGCGGGCATCATCAGGCCCTTGTAGGCCAGGGTGCGATGCGACAGGCTACAGATATAGAATTCCGGATCCTCGGCCATATCGCTTTCGGCGTGCCGGCGACCTACGAACAGACTGATTGCAAAATCTCGCTCTGTCTTGCCGGCAGGTACCACGAAAACCTGCTCAATGCGGGGCAGACAATCCA contains:
- the gltB gene encoding glutamate synthase large subunit — protein: MMTGLYHPDEFRDNCGFGLIAHMKGEASHKLLQTAIESLTCMTHRGGIAADGKTGDGCGLLIQSPDGFLKKAAKAAFGKEPGDLFAVGQVFLNPDEAKASAGRAAIEKRLTEQGLEVFGWREVPVDDSCLGPMALDCLPRIEQVFVVPAGKTERDFAISLFVGRRHAESDMAEDPEFYICSLSHRTLAYKGLMMPADLANFYKDLGDPDLETAICVFHQRFSTNTMPRWPLAQPFRYLAHNGEINTIDGNRNWAIARAAKFSSPELPDLQTLQPLVNLTGSDSSSMDNMLEVLLAGGVDLFRAVRMMIPPAWQNVDSMDSELRAFYEYNSMHMEPWDGPAGLVMSDGRYAVCMLDRNGLRPARWVITKDDFITLASEIGTYGYQPDDVVAKGRVGPGQMLAIDTESGEVLHTKDIDQRLKTAQPYKRWLRENALRVETTLNQDTPDFRLMDADELLVHQKMFMVSFEERDQVLRPLAENGQEAVGSMGDDTPMAVLSSKVRHVADYFRQKFAQVTNPAIDPLREAIVMSLETCLGAERNVFEETADHADRIILTTPVLSPAKFLKIANNDRPGFEVARISMSYRPEQGLEQAIHQVCEEAEQAVRDGKVLLILTDKDLKEGELPVNALMATGAVHHHLVKKGLRCDSNIVVETGWARDPHHFAVLFGFGATAVYPYLAYQVLNDLIRTGELLMDPIDAKNNYRKGINKGLLKILSKMGISTITSYRGAQLFEAIGLADDVVDLCFKGVPSRIQGAGFYDFQQDQEQLASVAWKPRKPIVQGGLLKYVHGQEYHAFNPDVVGKLQEAVTSGDYGHYKEYAGLVNERPVATLRDLLGFRKDLKPIDLSEVEPAENIFPRFDSAAMSLGALSPEAHEALAVAMNTLGGRSNSGEGGEDPARYGTEKRSKIKQVASGRFGVTAEYLRSADVMQIKVAQGAKPGEGGQLPGGKVNDLIARLRYSVPGVTLISPPPHHDIYSIEDLAQLIFDLKQVNPQALVSVKLVSEPGVGTIAAGVAKAYADLITVSGYDGGTAASPLTSIRYAGSPWELGLTETQQALRANDLRGKIRLQTDGGIKTGLDVVKGAMLGAESFGFGTTPMVALGCKYLRICHLNNCATGVATQNDHLREEHFKGTVEMAMNFFRFVAEETREWMAKLGVRSLEELVGRVDLLERLPGDTERQKKLDLRRLLSNDHIPADKPQTCQVERNYPFDEGKLAEQMVQDTAAAIKEKSGGAWSYRVTNCDRSIGARLSGEIAQIHGNQGMVDAPITLDLTGTAGQSFGVWNVGGLNLILEGDANDYVGKGMTGGKLVVKPPRGSAFKTQETSIVGNTCLYGATGGKLFAAGTAGERFAVRNSGAHAVVEGAGDHCCEYMTGGLVTVLGSTGHNFGAGMTGGFAYVMDLNNTFVDKYNHELVEIQRISSEDMESYRNHLRGVIREHISETASEWAEHILENFDDYIGRFWLVKPKAANLRSLLASTRARPE